A window of Cryptomeria japonica chromosome 3, Sugi_1.0, whole genome shotgun sequence contains these coding sequences:
- the LOC131059766 gene encoding protein DETOXIFICATION 34-like: MGWEITISLAFNKAISVRVSNELGAGHPRATKFAVIIVLGTMFIIGAILMTVIFITANEFAVAFTNSEKVMTVISNLVTVLAISMLLNSIQVVLGGVAVGAGWKPLVAYINLACYYILGVPLGCLLGYYLDFGVKGIWAGMICGTTLQTIILSIITFRTKWRKEPRVRNYSMNRDLITLAEVWQHSEEDWTLRQEKVKIVTNRVPIVRVI, translated from the exons ATGGGATGGGAGATCACGATATCTTTGGCATTCAATAAAGCGATCAG TGTAAGAGTTTCAAATGAATTAGGAGCTGGACATCCAAGAGCTACAAAATTTGCAGTGATTATTGTTCTTGGAACAATGTTTATAATAGGAGCCATTTTGATGACTGTAATCTTCATTACTGCAAATGAATTTGCAGTGGCATTTACTAACAGTGAAAAAGTGATGACAGTTATTTCAAACCTTGTAACTGTACTTGCTATTAGTATGCTTTTAAATAGCATACAAGTTGTCTTGGGTG GTGTAGCAGTGGGGGCAGGCTGGAAACCTCTAGTGGCATATATTAACTTAGCATGTTATTACATTCTTGGAGTTCCCCTAGGCTGTCTGTTGGGTTATTATTTAGATTTTGGAGTGAAG GGAATTTGGGCTGGTATGATTTGTGGAACCACCTTGCAAACAATTATTCTAAGCATTATTACATTTAGAACTAAATGGAGAAAAGAA CCACGTGTAAGGAATTATTCAATGAATCGGGACTTAATTACATTAGCAGAGGTGTGGCAGCATTCTGAAGAAGACTGGACATTGAGGCAGGAAAAGGTCAAAATTGTTACAAATCGGGTACCAATTGTTCGAGTTATTTAA